A region of Cheilinus undulatus linkage group 10, ASM1832078v1, whole genome shotgun sequence DNA encodes the following proteins:
- the LOC121516802 gene encoding protocadherin alpha-C2-like, whose amino-acid sequence MEPVQRYVLFVVLFSFIGNISSSVTHYSIPEEMKEGSVVANLATDLSLDVKTLNQRKMRLDIISNKKYLDVNKETGELYIVEKIDREYICPAKSSCFLRLEVILENPLRIFNIEIEILDMNDNAPQFRRDAIHLDISESTPKGERFSLSNAVDPDVGSNSVKTYHLSESEHFNIEVQTGREGSKFAELILKKALDREQKAVHNLILTAVDGGTPARSGTASVIVRVLDTNDNAPTFDKVNYNVKIMENSPIGSLVIHLNATDLDEGSNSDVSYSYSLYTSEKTQETFHLNPSTGEITVKGMLNYEDFKIYDMEVIATDKGANSLSGQCTIKILVEDMNDNHPEISIKSFQSPVNENIELDTVIAVVSVSDKDSGDNGVVDLHIPDNMPFKLRESSDNYYELVVSEPLDREKVPEYDITFTVTDRGSPPLSDNETMTLELLDVNDNVPQFPQSFYTIRVMENNAPGALLSSLTAFDPDLHENQYLVYFIIEKEIANTSMSMLFSINPENGNLYALKTFDYEIEKDFLFHIEARDSGSPPLSSNVTVHIIIVDQNDNAPVIVSPWRAHGSVVEEKIPRSTDKGSLVAKVIALDTDSVHNSRITYQFLQVTDATLFSLDQYNGEIRTMRMFSYRDPRHQRLVVVAKDNGEPALSATVTIKLATVETAVKAYSDMTEVPLEYDIFSDLNLYLVIGLGSVSFLLLITILVTIVLKCQKSKPSKAAPPCRNSVISERNSTIADSTLVSNDAYWYSLFLAETRKGKLVVRQPVPKGSRYIVSSIPRGTGLTDTSDSAASTLQTNT is encoded by the exons ATGGAGCCTGTCCAAAGGTACGTGctgtttgttgttcttttttccttcattgGTAACATCTCGTCGTCTGTGACTCATTATTCAATACCCGAGGAAATGAAAGAAGGATCAGTCGTTGCAAATCTTGCCACCGATCTGAGTTTggatgtgaaaacactgaatcaGCGGAAGATGAGACTCGACATAATTTCAAACAAGAAATATCTGGATGTGAACAAAGAGACTGGAGAACTGTATATCGTTGAGAAGATTGACAGAGAATACATTTGCCCTGCCAAATCTTCTTGCTTTCTCAGACTGGAGGTGATACTAGAAAATCCACTGAGAATATTCAATATAGAAATAGAAATTTTAGATATGAACGACAACGCCCCACAATTTCGACGAGACGCCATCCATTTAGATATATCTGAGTCAACGCCAAAAGGAGAGAGATTCTCTCTCAGTAATGCAGTGGATCCTGATGTTGGAAGCAATTCGGTCAAAACATATCATCTGAGTGAAAGTGAGCATTTTAACATAGAGGTTCAAACAGGGAGAGAGGGATCAAAATTTGCTGAACTGATATTAAAAAAGGCCCTAGATCGAGAGCAGAAGGCTGTCCATAATTTAATTCTCACAGCTGTAGATGGAGGAACACCTGCTCGGTCTGGAACTGCGAGTGTTATTGTTCGTGTTTTGGACACAAATGACAATGCTCCTACATTTGACAAAGTAAattataatgtaaaaataatggaaaattcTCCCATAGGGAGCCTTGTCATTCATCTGAATGCCACAGATTTAGACGAGGGATCAAATTCTGATGTTTCATACTCATACAGTTTATATACAtcagagaaaacacaagaaacatTTCACCTGAATCCATCCACTGGTGAAATCACTGTTAAGGGCATGCTGAATTATGAGGATTTCAAGATTTATGACATGGAAGTGATAGCTACAGATAAAGGAGCCAACAGTTTGTCAGGACAATGTACCATAAAGATTCTGGTGGAAGACATGAATGACAACCACCCAGAAATATCGATTAAGTCATTCCAGAGTCCAGTCAATGAAAACATCGAGTTAGACACAGTGATAGCTGTGGTGAGTGTGAGTGATAAAGACTCAGGGGACAATGGAGTGGTTGATCTTCATATCCCAGATAACATGCCGTTCAAACTGAGGGAGTCCTCTGATAACTATTATGAATTAGTGGTGTCAGAGCCCTTAGACCGTGAGAAGGTTCCAGAATATGACATCACTTtcactgtgacagacagagggTCTCCTCCTTTATCTGACAATGAGACGATGACCTTAGAGCTGCTGGATGTCAACGACAACGTCCCACAGTTCCCTCAGTCATTTTATACTATACGTGTCATGGAGAATAACGCACCTGGAGCCCTGCTCAGCTCTCTCACTGCCTTTGACCCTGACCTCCATGAAAACCAGTATCTGGTTTATTTCATCATCGAGAAGGAGATAGCCAACACTTCCATGTCCATGCTGTTCTCCATCAACCCAGAGAACGGAAATCTTTACGCACTCAAAACGTTTGACTATGAGATCGAGAAGGACTTTCTCTTCCACATCGAGGCCAGAGACTCTGGCTCTCCTCCACTCAGCAGCAACGTCACGGTGCACATCATCATCGTGGACCAGAACGACAATGCTCCTGTCATCGTGTCACCATGGCGTGCGCATGGCTCGGTGGTGGAGGAGAAGATCCCCAGGTCCACTGACAAAGGCTCTCTGGTTGCCAAGGTGATCGCCTTGGACACAGATTCAGTGCACAACTCTCGGATCACATACCAGTTCCTGCAGGTGACTGACGCCACCTTGTTCAGTCTGGACCAGTACAACGGAGAGATCCGGACCATGAGGATGTTCAGCTACAGAGATCCGCGACACCAGAGACTGGTGGTTGTTGCCAAGGACAACGGGGAGCCCGCTCTGTCTGCCACAGTCACCATCAAGCTGGCCACAGTGGAGACTGCTGTAAAGGCCTACTCTGACATGACTGAGGTGCCTCTGGAGTACGACATCTTCTCTGACCTCAACCTGTACCTGGTCATCGGTCTGGGCTCCGTGTCATTTCTCCTGCTCATCACCATCTTGGTCACCATCGTGCTCAAGTGTCAGAAAAGCAAGCCCAGCAAAGCGGCTCCTCCCTGCAGGAACAGTGTGATCAGTGAGAGGAACTCCACCATCGCAGACTCCACTCTGGTCTCCAACGATGCCTACTGGTACAGTCTGTTTCTAGCAGAGACCAGGAAAGGAAAGCTGGTGGTCAGACAGCCTGTGCCAAAGGGCTCCAGATACATCGTGTCCAGCATCCCGAGAGGAACAGGACTCACTGACACCAGTGACTCAGCAGCATCCACTCTGCAG ACAAATACCTGA
- the pcdhb gene encoding protocadherin alpha-C2, which yields MHFWTTAFVFCAIWPRALSVTRYSIAEEMERGSVVANLAADLGLELGGLAQREVKLDIFHNKKYLDVNKKTGELYIVEKMDREHLCPTKTTSCFLKLDVIIESPLRIFNIELGITDINDNAPHFRRDRVELDVSESATPGERFSLPNAVDPDVGVNTIKTYKLSASEHFTIEIQTGSDGTQYVDLVLAKSLDREETAVHNLILTAVDGGVPVRSGTANIIVHVQDTNDNPPRFDRQTYTVNMTENSPIGALVMKLNATDMDEGHNSEIVYSFTLYTSEKTQDVFALNPNTGEITVQGTIDYEDMKFYEMHIEARDKGTHPLLGQCKVVVQVTDMNDNYPEITIQSVKNTVDENIPIGSVIAVVGISDRDTGDNGKVSLSINQNLPFILNQTSDRQMHYKLIVSAPLDRELVPEYDIILTVTDAGTPPLSDNETIHLHLLDVNDNAPQFPQSFYTIRVMENNAPGALLSSLTAFDPDLHENQYLVYFIIEKEIANTSMSMLFSINPENGNLYALKTFDYEIEKDFLFHIEARDSGSPPLSSNVTVHIIIVDQNDNAPVIVSPWRAHGSVVEEKIPRSTDKGSLVAKVIALDTDSVHNSRITYQFLQVTDATLFSLDQYNGEIRTMRMFSYRDPRHQRLVVVAKDNGEPALSATVTIKLATVETAVKAYSDMTEVPLEYDIFSDLNLYLVIGLGSVSFLLLITILVTIVLKCQKSKPSKAAPPCRNSVISERNSTIADSTLVSNDAYWYSLFLAETRKGKLVVRQPVPKGSRYIVSSIPRGTGLTDTSDSAASTLQVRDQNTLRY from the coding sequence ATGCATTTTTGGACCActgcctttgtcttttgtgCGATATGGCCCAGAGCTTTGTCTGTGACACGGTACTCCATAGCCGAGGAGATGGAAAGGGGCTCGGTTGTGGCGAATCTGGCTGCGGATTTGGGACTTGAGCTTGGAGGTTTGGCACAGCGAGAGGTAAAACTTGATATTTTTCATAACAAAAAATACCTAGATGTGAATAAAAAGACAGGGGAGCTGTACATTGTGGAAAAGATGGACAGAGAACACCTCTGCCCGACGAAAACAACCTCCTGTTTTCTAAAGCTTGACGTTATCATAGAAAGCCCCTTACGTATCTTCAACATTGAACTTGGAATAACAGACATTAATGATAACGCACCACATTTTCGAAGAGACAGAGTAGAGCTGGACGTCTCAGAATCTGCAACACCGGGAGAGAGGTTCTCTCTGCCTAATGCTGTCGATCCAGATGTTGGAGTAAACACGATCAAGACATACAAACTCAGTGCCAGTGAACATTTCACCATCGAGATTCAGACTGGCAGTGATGGAACTCAGTATGTTGATTTGGTGTTGGCCAAATCTTtggacagagaggagacagCGGTTCATAATCTGATCCTTACTGCTGTGGACGGTGGGGTCCCTGTACGCTCAGGAACGGCAAATATTATTGTTCATGTTCAGGATACAAACGATAATCCTCCTCGTTTTGACAGGCAGACTTATACAGTTAACATGACAGAAAATTCTCCTATAGGAGCCTTGGTGATGAAACTGAACGCTACGGATATGGACGAGGGTCATAATTCAGAGATAGTGTACTCATTCACCCTTTACACGTCAGAGAAAACACAGGATGTGTTTGCATTGAATCCTAACACGGGAGAGATAACTGTACAAGGCACTATTGACTATGAAGATATGAAATTTTATGAGATGCACATAGAGGCCAGGGACAAAGGGACGCATCCATTACTGGGACAGTGTAAAGTAGTCGTGCAAGTGACAGATATGAATGATAATTATCCGGAAATTACCATACAATCCGTTAAAAACACAGTGGATGAAAACATCCCCATAGGAAGTGTCATCGCTGTGGTGGGAATAAGTGACAGAGACACCGGCGATAATGGAAAAGTGAGTTTATCCATAAACCAGAACCTGCCCTTTATTCTAAATCAGACTTCAGATAGACAGATGCATTACAAACTCATTGTTTCTGCACCCTTAGACCGTGAATTAGTACCTGAATATGATATAATACTGACTGTAACAGATGCAGGAACACCCCCCCTATCTGATAACGAAACCATACACCTACATCTGCTCGATGTCAATGATAACGCTCCACAGTTCCCTCAGTCATTTTATACTATACGTGTCATGGAGAATAACGCACCTGGAGCCCTGCTCAGCTCTCTCACTGCCTTTGACCCTGACCTCCATGAAAACCAGTATCTGGTTTATTTCATCATCGAGAAGGAGATAGCCAACACCTCCATGTCCATGCTGTTCTCCATCAACCCAGAGAACGGAAATCTTTACGCACTCAAAACGTTTGACTATGAGATCGAGAAGGACTTTCTCTTCCACATCGAGGCCAGAGACTCTGGCTCTCCTCCACTCAGCAGCAACGTCACGGTGCACATCATCATCGTAGACCAGAACGACAATGCTCCTGTCATCGTGTCACCGTGGCGTGCGCACGGCTCAGTGGTGGAGGAGAAGATCCCCAGGTCCACCGACAAAGGCTCTCTGGTTGCCAAGGTGATCGCCTTGGACACAGACTCGGTGCACAACTCTCGGATCACATACCAGTTCCTGCAGGTGACTGACGCCACCTTGTTCAGTCTGGACCAGTACAACGGAGAGATCCGGACCATGAGGATGTTCAGCTACAGAGATCCGCGACACCAGAGACTAGTGGTTGTTGCCAAGGACAACGGGGAGCCCGCTCTGTCTGCCACAGTCACCATCAAGCTGGCCACAGTGGAGACTGCTGTCAAGGCCTACTCTGACATGACTGAGGTGCCTCTGGAGTACGACATCTTCTCTGACCTCAACCTGTACCTGGTCATTGGTCTGGGCTCCGTGTCATTTCTCCTGCTCATCACCATCTTGGTCACCATCGTGCTCAAGTGTCAGAAAAGCAAGCCCAGCAAAGCGGCTCCTCCCTGCAGGAACAGTGTGATCAGTGAGAGGAACTCCACCATCGCAGACTCCACTCTGGTCTCCAACGATGCCTACTGGTACAGTCTGTTTCTAGCAGAGACCAGGAAAGGAAAGCTGGTGGTCAGACAGCCTGTGCCAAAGGGCTCCAGATACATCGTGTCCAGCATCCCGAGAGGAACAGGACTCACTGACACCAGTGACTCAGCAGCATCCACTCTGCAGGTAAGGGACCAAAATACACTCAGATATTGA
- the LOC121516801 gene encoding protocadherin alpha-C2-like, with product MEHSQRYELLVIFFSFVHVISSSMTHYSIPEEMKEGSVVANLATDLGLDVKTLNQRKVRLDIISNKKYLDVNKDTGELYVVEKIDREYICTRKSSESCYLRLEVILENPVRIFNIEVEILDMNDNAPQFRRDVIHLDISEATPKGERFSLSNAVDPDVGSNSVKTYHLSESEHFNIEVQTGREGSKFAELILIKTLDREQQAVHNLILTAVDGGTPARSGTASVIVRVLDTNDNAPTFDKVNYNVKIMENSPIGSLVIHLNATDLDEGSNSDVTYSYSLYTSEKTQETFHLNPSTGEITVKGMLNYEDFKIYDMEVIATDKGANSLSGQCTIKILVEDMNDNHPEISIKSFQSPVNENIELDTVIAVVSVSDKDSGDNGVVDLHIPDNMPFKLRESSDNYYELVVSEPLDREKVPEYDITFTVTDRGSPPLSDNETMTLELLDVNDNVPQFPQSFYTIRVMENNAPGALLSSLTAFDPDLHENQYLVYFIIEKEIANTSMSMLFSINPENGNLYALKTFDYEIEKDFLFHIEARDSGSPPLSSNVTVHIIIVDQNDNAPVIVSPWRAHGSVVEEKIPRSTDKGSLVAKVIALDTDSVHNSRITYQFLQVTDATLFSLDQYNGEIRTMRMFSYRDPRHQRLVVVAKDNGEPALSATVTIKLATVETAVKAYSDMTEVPLEYDIFSDLNLYLVIGLGSVSFLLLITILVTIVLKCQKSKPSKAAPPCRNSVISERNSTIADSTLVSNDAYWYSLFLAETRKGKLVVRQPVPKGSRYIVSSIPRGTGLTDTSDSAASTLQSPEALPGIK from the exons ATGGAACATAGTCAACGGTATGAGCTGCtcgtcatttttttttctttcgtTCATGTCATCTCGTCGTCAATGACTCATTATTCAATTCCTGAGGAGATGAAAGAAGGATCCGTTGTCGCTAATCTTGCCACCGATTTGGGCCTGGATGTTAAAACACTGAATCAGCGGAAGGTGAGACTTGACATCATTTCAAACAAGAAATATCTGGATGTGAACAAAGACACTGGAGAACTGTATGTTGTGGAGAAGATTGACAGAGAATATATATGTACCAGAAAGTCTTCAGAATCTTGTTATCTCAGACTGGAAGTGATACTGGAAAACCCAGTACGAATTTTTAACATTGAGGTAGAAATTTTAGATATGAACGACAACGCCCCACAATTTCGCAGGGACGTCATCCATTTAGACATATCTGAAGCGACGCCAAAAGGAGAGAGATTCTCTCTCAGTAATGCAGTGGATCCTGATGTTGGAAGCAATTCAGTCAAAACATACCATCTGAGTGAAAGTGAACATTTTAATATCGAAGTTCAGACTGGAAGAGAGGGGTCAAAATTTGCTGAACTTATCTTAATAAAGACCCTAGATCGAGAGCAGCAGGCTGTCCATAATTTAATTCTCACAGCTGTAGATGGAGGAACACCTGCTCGGTCTGGAACTGCGAGTGTTATTGTTCGTGTTTTGGACACAAATGACAATGCACCTACATTTGACAAAGTGAattataatgtaaaaataatggaaaattcTCCCATAGGGAGCCTTGTCATTCATCTGAATGCCACAGATTTAGACGAGGGATCAAATTCTGATGTAACATACTCATACAGTTTATATACAtcagagaaaacacaagaaacatTTCACCTGAATCCATCCACTGGTGAAATCACTGTTAAAGGCATGCTGAATTATGAGGATTTCAAGATTTATGACATGGAAGTGATAGCTACAGACAAAGGAGCCAACAGTTTGTCAGGACAATGTACCATAAAGATTCTGGTGGAAGACATGAATGACAACCACCCAGAAATATCGATTAAGTCATTCCAGAGTCCAGTCAATGAAAACATCGAGTTAGACACAGTGATAGCTGTGGTTAGTGTGAGTGATAAAGACTCAGGGGACAATGGAGTGGTTGATCTTCATATCCCAGATAACATGCCGTTCAAACTGAGGGAGTCCTCTGATAACTATTATGAATTAGTGGTGTCAGAGCCCTTAGACCGTGAGAAGGTTCCAGAATATGACATCACTTtcactgtgacagacagagggTCTCCTCCTTTATCTGACAATGAGACGATGACCTTAGAGCTGCTGGATGTCAACGACAACGTCCCACAGTTCCCTCAGTCATTTTATACTATACGTGTCATGGAGAATAACGCACCTGGAGCCCTGCTCAGCTCGCTCACTGCCTTTGATCCTGACCTCCATGAAAACCAGTATCTGGTTTATTTCATCATCGAGAAGGAGATAGCCAACACCTCCATGTCCATGCTGTTCTCCATCAACCCAGAGAACGGAAATCTTTACGCACTCAAAACGTTTGACTATGAGATCGAGAAGGACTTTCTCTTCCACATCGAGGCCAGAGACTCTGGCTCTCCTCCACTCAGCAGCAACGTCACGGTGCACATCATCATCGTGGACCAAAATGACAATGCTCCGGTCATCGTGTCACCGTGGCGTGCGCACGGCTCGGTGGTGGAGGAGAAGATCCCCAGGTCCACCGACAAAGGCTCTCTGGTTGCCAAGGTGATCGCCTTGGACACAGACTCTGTGCACAACTCTCGGATCACATACCAGTTCCTGCAGGTGACTGACGCCACCTTGTTCAGTCTGGACCAGTACAACGGAGAGATCCGGACCATGAGGATGTTCAGCTACAGAGATCCGCGACACCAGAGACTAGTGGTTGTTGCCAAGGACAACGGGGAGCCCGCTCTGTCTGCCACAGTCACCATCAAGCTGGCCACAGTGGAGACTGCTGTCAAGGCCTACTCTGACATGACTGAGGTGCCTCTGGAGTACGACATCTTCTCTGACCTCAACCTGTACCTGGTCATCGGTCTGGGCTCCGTGTCATTTCTCCTGCTCATCACCATCTTGGTCACCATCGTGCTCAAGTGTCAGAAAAGCAAGCCCAGCAAAGCGGCTCCTCCCTGCAGGAACAGTGTGATCAGTGAGAGGAACTCCACCATCGCAGACTCCACTCTGGTCTCCAACGATGCCTACTGGTACAGTCTGTTTCTAGCAGAGACCAGGAAAGGAAAGCTGGTGGTCAGACAGCCTGTGCCAAAGGGCTCCAGATACATCGTGTCCAGCATCCCGAGAGGAACAGGACTCACTGACACCAGTGACTCAGCAGCATCCACTCTGCAG TCCCCCGAGGCGTTGCCTGGAATAAAGTAA
- the LOC121516803 gene encoding protocadherin alpha-C2-like has translation MGLIVTMEPVQRYVLLVFLLSFLRNISSSVTHYSIHEEMKEGSVVANLATDLSLDVRTLNQRKVRLDIISNKKYLDVNKETGELYVVEKIDREHLCPSKSSACYLKLEVILENPLRIFNIEVEILDMNDNAPQFRRDAIHLDISEATPKGERFSLSNAVDPDIGTNSVKTYHLSESQHFDIEVQTGRDGSKFAELILKKTLDREQQAVHNLILTAVDGGTPARSGTASVIVRVLDTNDNAPTFDKVNYNLKIMENSPIGSLVIHLNATDLDEGSNSDVTYSYSLYTSEKTQETFHLNPSTGEITVKGMLNYEDFKIYDMEVIATDKGANSLSGQCTIKILVEDMNDNHPEISIKSFQSPVNENIELDTVIAVVSVSDKDSGDNGVVDLHIPDNMPFKLRESSDNYYELVVSEPLDREKVPEYDITFTVTDRGSPPLSDNETMTLELLDVNDNVPQFPQSFYTIRVMENNAPGALLSSLTAFDPDLHENQYLVYFIIEKEIANTSMSMLFSINPENGNLYALKTFDYEIEKDFLFHIEARDSGSPPLSSNVTVHIIIVDQNDNAPVIVSPWRVHGSVVEEKIPRSTDKGSLVAKVIALDTDSVHNSRITYQFLQVTDATLFSLDQYNGEIRTMRMFSYRDPRHQRLVVVAKDNGEPALSATVTIKLATVETAVKAYSDMTEVPLEYDIFSDLNLYLVIGLGSVSFLLLITILVTIVLKCQKSKPSKAAPPCRNSVISERNSTIADSTLVSNDAYWYSLFLAETRKGKLVVRQPVPKGSRYIVSSIPRGTGLTDTSDSAASTLQPFRSK, from the exons ATGGGACTCATTGTAACAATGGAGCCTGTCCAAAGGTACGtgctgcttgtttttcttctttctttccttcgtAACATCTCGTCTTCAGTGACTCATTATTCAATACACGAGGAAATGAAAGAAGGGTCAGTCGTTGCAAATCTTGCCACCGATCTGAGTTTGGATGTGAGAACACTGAATCAGCGGAAAGTGAGACTCGACATCATTTCAAATAAGAAATATCTGGATGTGAACAAAGAGACTGGAGAACTGTATGTTGTGGAGAAGATTGACAGAGAGCACTTGTGCCCTTCAAAGTCGTCGGCCTGTTATTTAAAGCTTGAGGTCATACTCGAAAATCCACTCCGAATCTTTAACATAGAAGTGGAAATTCTAGATATGAACGACAACGCCCCACAATTTCGACGAGATGCTATTCACTTAGACATATCAGAAGCTACACCAAAAGGAGAGAGATTCTCTCTCAGTAATGCAGTGGATCCTGATATCGGAACAAATTCGGTCAAAACATACCATCTGAGTGAAAGTCAACATTTTGATATTGAAGTACAAACCGGAAGAGATGGATCAAAATTTGCAGAATTaatcttgaaaaaaactctgGATCGAGAGCAGCAGGCTGTCCATAATTTAATTCTCACAGCTGTAGATGGAGGAACACCTGCTCGGTCTGGAACTGCGAGTGTTATTGTTCGTGTTTTAGACACAAATGACAATGCACCTACATTTGACAAAGTGAATTACAACttgaaaataatggaaaattcTCCCATAGGGAGTCTTGTCATTCATCTGAATGCCACAGATTTAGATGAGGGATCAAATTCTGATGTAACATACTCATACAGTTTATATACAtcagagaaaacacaagaaacatTTCACCTGAATCCATCCACTGGTGAAATTACTGTTAAAGGCATGCTGAATTATGAGGATTTCAAGATTTATGACATGGAAGTGATAGCTACAGACAAAGGAGCCAACAGTTTGTCAGGACAATGTACCATAAAGATTCTGGTGGAAGACATGAATGACAACCACCCAGAAATATCGATTAAGTCATTCCAGAGTCCAGTCAATGAAAACATCGAGTTAGACACAGTGATAGCTGTGGTTAGTGTGAGTGATAAAGACTCAGGGGACAATGGAGTGGTTGATCTTCATATCCCAGATAACATGCCGTTCAAACTGAGGGAGTCCTCTGATAACTATTATGAATTAGTGGTGTCAGAGCCCTTAGACCGTGAGAAGGTTCCAGAATATGACATCACTTtcactgtgacagacagagggTCTCCTCCTTTATCTGACAATGAGACGATGACCTTAGAGCTGCTGGATGTCAACGACAACGTCCCACAGTTCCCTCAGTCATTTTATACTATACGTGTCATGGAGAATAACGCACCTGGAGCCCTGCTCAGCTCGCTCACTGCCTTTGACCCTGACCTCCATGAAAACCAGTATCTGGTTTATTTCATCATCGAGAAGGAGATAGCCAACACCTCCATGTCCATGCTGTTCTCCATCAACCCAGAGAACGGAAATCTTTACGCACTCAAAACGTTTGACTATGAGATCGAGAAGGACTTTCTCTTCCACATCGAGGCCAGAGACTCTGGCTCTCCTCCACTCAGCAGCAACGTCACGGTGCACATCATCATCGTGGACCAGAACGACAATGCTCCTGTCATCGTGTCACCGTGGCGTGTGCATGGCTCGGTGGTGGAGGAGAAGATCCCCAGGTCCACCGACAAAGGCTCTCTGGTTGCCAAGGTGATCGCCTTGGACACAGACTCTGTGCACAACTCTCGGATCACATACCAGTTCCTGCAGGTGACTGACGCCACCTTGTTCAGTCTGGACCAGTACAACGGAGAGATCCGGACCATGAGGATGTTCAGCTACAGAGATCCGCGACACCAGAGACTAGTGGTTGTTGCCAAGGACAATGGGGAGCCGGCTCTGTCTGCCACAGTCACCATCAAGCTGGCCACAGTGGAGACTGCTGTGAAGGCCTACTCTGACATGACTGAGGTGCCTCTGGAATACGACATCTTCTCTGACCTCAACCTGTACCTGGTCATCGGTCTGGGCTCCGTGTCATTTCTCCTGCTCATCACCATCTTGGTCACCATCGTGCTCAAGTGTCAGAAAAGCAAGCCCAGCAAAGCGGCTCCTCCCTGCAGGAACAGTGTGATCAGTGAGAGGAACTCCACCATCGCAGACTCCACTCTGGTCTCCAACGATGCCTACTGGTACAGTCTGTTTCTAGCAGAGACCAGGAAAGGAAAGCTGGTGGTCAGACAGCCTGTGCCAAAGGGCTCCAGATACATCGTGTCCAGCATCCCGAGAGGAACAGGACTCACTGACACCAGTGACTCAGCAGCATCCACTCTGCAG CCTTTCCGTagcaaatga